The proteins below are encoded in one region of Apium graveolens cultivar Ventura chromosome 4, ASM990537v1, whole genome shotgun sequence:
- the LOC141721533 gene encoding polyadenylate-binding protein-interacting protein 12-like encodes MAVVENGDVKINNLMNQSELLEISEPKSKNFQMGVKNELEKMNGSDQMSLVELKKINGNGVRSDEMDGQDDLRSDGDVDDHDGGEGFKKEMSDLEEMLSKLNPMAKEFVPPSITGFRPVLQPPPQFGYIADGNFVVHTNSPVAAGGNIARRKKTGYSHGKRRMNSRTSMAQREEVIRRTVYVSDIDHQVTEEQLAALFISCGQVVDCRVCGDPNSILRFAFVEFTDENGARNALSLEGTMLGFYPVRVLPSKTAIAPVNPTFLPRSEDEREMCARTIYCTNIDKKITHADVKLFFETFCGEVLRLRLLGDYHHSTRIAFVEFVMAESAIAALNCSGVFLGSLPIRVSPSKTPVRQQRVPRPAMH; translated from the exons ATGGCTGTGGTTGAAAATGGTGATGTAAAGATTAATAATTTGATGAATCAGAGTGAGTTGCTTGAAATTAGTGAGCCcaaatcaaagaattttcagatggGTGTGAAAAATGAGCTGGAAAAAATGAATGGTAGTGATCAGATGAGTTTAGTTGAGCTGAAAAAAATTAATGGGAATGGTGTGAGGAGTGATGAGATGGATGGTCAGGATGATTTGAGGAGTGATGGTGATGTTGATGATCATGATGGTGGTGAAGGGTTTAAGAAGGAGATGAGTGATTTGGAGGAAATGTTGTCGAAATTGAACCCGATGGCTAAAGAGTTTGTGCCTCCTTCGATTACGGGTTTTAGGCCTGTTTTGCAACCTCCTCCTCAGTTTGGTTATATTGCTGATGGGAATTTTGTTGTGCATACTAATTCTCCTGTGGCTGCTGGTGGGAATATCGCGAGACGG AAGAAGACTGGATATAGTCATGGGAAGCGGAGGATGAATAGTCGAACTAGTATGGCTCAGAGGGAAGAGGTTATAAGGAGGACTGTTTATGTTTCTGATATTGATCACCAG GTTACTGAAGAACAACTTGCGGCTCTCTTTATTAGCTGCGGTCAG GTCGTCGACTGTCGTGTCTGTGGTGATCCAAATTCTATTCTCCGGTTCGCCTTTGTTGAGTTCACTGATGAGA ATGGTGCAAGAAATGCTCTGAGTCTGGAAGGTACAATGCTTGGTTTTTACCCTGTCAGGGTTCTGCCTTCAAAAACTGCGATTGCACCTGTTAACCCTACATTTTTGCCAAGG TCTGAAGATGAAAGGGAGATGTGCGCGAGGACTATATATTGTACCAATATAGACAAGAAG ATTACTCATGCAGATGTCAAACTCTTTTTTGAAACTTTTTGCGGAGAG GTTCTTCGCCTGAGGCTGCTTGGAGACTATCATCATTCTACTCGTATTGCATTCGTTGAGTTTGTGATG GCTGAGAGTGCAATAGCAGCCCTTAACTGTAGTGGTGTCTTTTTGGGGTCATTGCCAATAAG GGTTAGCCCGTCAAAGACGCCTGTCAGGCAGCAACGTGTTCCTCGCCCTGCAATGCACTGA